CGACGGCGAAGTCCTCGTCGGGGCCGAGCGCGGTCAGTAGCCGTTGGCCGTCACCTCGCAGATACTCGATGCCCGCCGCGAGCAGCCGCCTCAGTAGATCCGCTCGTACGCGGGAAGCGGTCGGCAGACTCTCGATCGCCTCCGCCGTCATTGCGAGCCGGGCCGCGCTGCCGTCGAGGTCGCCGCGATCGAGCGAGAGGGCCACATCGACGAGTACGGGCCGCGGATCGATCGTCGTCCTGCCGGTCCGGAACCGCTCGAGATACCTGGCTGCTGCGCTCAGCGGTCCGTTCGCCATACCCAATGAAGCCAGGTCAACGAGCAGATCGGCGGCGAGGTCCCAGTCGCGTGCCTCGAGCGCGCAGTCGATTGCCGGGCCGATCAGGTCGACGGACCGGTACCACTCCGCGGCTCCCACGTTGACGGCTCGAACGAGCGACCCGTCGGCGATCCGCAGCTCGTCTCGCAGCACTGTCCTCAGCAACCCGTGGATGCGGAACGGCAGTGACTCGAGGGGGTCGCTGGTCAGGAATCCGCCGACCTGTGCAAGCCCGTCGAGTCGAGCGAGGGAGACCGGTGCTCCGGTCAGTCGTTCGGCAAGGGTCACGTCGAACCGATCGACGACACTCAGCTGCATCAGCATGCGCCGGTCGGCAGGGTCGAGCCGGTCGAGCACCTGCTCAACGAGATAGCCCGTGAGTAGTGGGCCGGCGCGCGGTCCGACGTCGGAGGACGCTGCCGATCCTTCAGCGTTCGCCAGGGACGAAAGGGCGAGTCCCAGTCCTGTTGCCCAGCCCTCCATCCGGTCTCGGATCTCGCTGATCTCGCGTACGCCCGGGAGGGCGATCCCGCGCTGTTCGACCAGCAGACGGGTCTCCTCCGCAGTGAACGCGAGATCATCCGCGCGTACCTCGGTCAGAATGCCCGCGGCCCGTGCCCGATACAGCGCCAGTAGCGGGTCCGCCCGAGTGACCAGGACCAAAAGCAGAGACGCCGGCGGATGCGCGACGAGCGCCTTGAGGTCATCGAGGACGGCGGGGTCATCGAGCACATGAAGGTCGTCGAGAACGAGTACGACGTCGGACCTGGTCGACAGCAGGGGAGAGAGTACGTGGTGCAGGATCGGCCGGTCGACCGGAAGGGACGGCTGGGGCACGCTCGGCAGGTCGGTGCCAAGAGCATCCGTGAGGCTTGTCCGGATCACTTCCCAGAGCGCGTCCGGCTCGCCCAGAGCCGCATTGCAATCCACCCAGGCAACGGGTCGATCGCCGGACGCGGCCCATTGGCTGACCGCGGTGGTCTTGCCCCAGCCGGCAGGTGCGGCGACGAGCAACAGCTCTCCCGGTCGGGCGCCGTCGAGTAAACGAATCACGCGTTCGCGGGCGACTGTCCCGGGAGGTAATCGGGGGATTCGGACGCGTGCGGGACCAGCGAGCTGGGTCCCACCCGGTGGCGGATCCGACAACACGGCCCCCATGGACGAAGTCGGCACCGAGACTGCCGAGCACGAGGCTGGTCTTTCATTGACTCTAAGTGCAGTTGGCACGTACCGCACGACGAATGTCGGATCTGCCGCGCAGGTGGCTCCCGGCTCCCGTGCGCGAGTCGAGAGCTGCCTGTGCCCCGCCACGGTGGTGCTGTGGTGGCGGGGAAGCTAGGCGGCAGCAGGTTTTCGCTTCGGCGGGTCGGTGGTGTCGACTCTGCCGGGGAGTTTGGTGGTGGTGCCGGCGGTGACGAGGTACGAACGTCCGGCCGGGAGAGCGATAACCAGATTCCGGGCGCCGGGTCGCGACTAGGACGACCCGGCAGGAGGCTCGACCCGGTGCACTTCGAGCAGGTCGAGCGAAATGGCGGCCAGCGAGTCGAGTACGCCGCGCAACTCCGCTTGGTCGCGTACGTCTCCGGCAAGCACGGTCGCCTCGCCGTCGGTGTCGACCGACCAGCCCATCGTCGTGAGGGCGTCGGCGAGTGCGTACGTGACCTCGCCACGGACGCGTATCTCGTACGCAGAGCTCGCCATGAGCCACCTCGCGGTCGATGGATGGGCCCGAATGTCTGCAGACGAGCCGCCCCCCGGGAGCGGACGGCTCGTCCACAGGCGATCGGTCACCCCTCGGCGAACGCCTCCCGAAGACGCTGCTCGTCCTCGTTGGACAGGTTGGTGTGGATGAGCTCCGCGTGCGAACCGGTGAACGCGCTGTGCACCTTGTCCTGGACGGCGTCCGAGGTCATCACGAACAGCGCGGAGGTACCGGGAGTGACCGAGGCCTTTACCTGGTTGATGAATCCGTCGTCGATGCCCGCGTCGGCAAGCGAACCGGCGAGCGCTCCGGCAGCGGCGCCGACGGCGACACCGAGAAGCGGTACGAAGAACAGCAGTCCGAAGAGCAGCCCCCAGAACGAACCGCCGAGCGCGCCGGCGCCCACCAGGTTGTTCAACTGGCGGGTCTTCGGCTTCTTCTTCCCTTCTTCCCATTCCACGACTGCCGCATCATGGACCTTGATCAACCCCTCGGACTGCAGGTTCTCCAGGGTGGAAACTGCGCGTTGCGCGTCCTCGGGGCCGGGGAACTTCCATACGGTCAGTGTTGCCATGGCTGGCTCTCCTCGTACGTGGTGTGTGCGCGATACCTAGTGCCCTGTCAGCGTGCGTTGCCGTGTCGGCGAGTTCATCACCCCTTCGGGGTGACACGAGCGGTTCAACGCAGCAGGAATCACCCCGCGGGGATGAGGCCGCGTCCCGGTGAGATGGCCGACGATGGACCGTGACGCGGCGGATCTCGCGCGCCGCTGCGTTCTGTCGGGCAATCGAAGGAGCGATATGTCGACGTCACACAGTGGACAGCGGGGCAGTTCGTGGGCGTTGGGCACCGCGATCTTCGCGGCCGCATTGATGCTGGTCACGGGTGCTTTCCAGATCCTGCAGGGCATCGTCGCCCTTGCGAACGACACGTACTTTGTCACGCTGCCGAACTACACGTACGAGTTCGACCTCACCGCATGGGGCTGGATCCACCTCGTCATCGGGATCGTGTTGATTCTCGTAGCTCTCGGGTTGTTCTCGGGCAACATTTGGGCGCGCGCCGCGGGTATCGCGTTCGCGTCGATCTCGGCGATTGCGAACTTCCTGTGGCTGCCCTACCAACCGTGGTGGGCGATTCTGGTGATCGCGATCGACGTACTGGTGATCTGGGCGCTCGCCACCTATCGACCCGTCGACGACTGAGCGATCAGGCCGGGTGGCGTTCCGTCGCGGCGATCTCGCCGTTGCGGTGGTGCACGACGAGCATCTCGCCGGTCGCGAGCGGCGGATCGATCTCCAACCCGAGCGCGTCGGCGACGTACGGCAGTACGGGTCGGTGTGTTGCGGCGACCACGGGGCTGCGGTTGTCGAGCAGGTCGTACGTCGCCTTTCGTACGCGCTTGGGTCGGGCGCCCTCTTCGGCGAGGCGGGGGTCGAGCACGATGTCGGCGGCGACCGCGTCGGCGTACGGTGTGACGGTCGCGATGCAGCGTGCGGCATCGCTGCTGACGATGTCGCTCAGCCCGTACGCCTGCAGCGTCGCTGCCAGCCGGACCGCTTGCCGGTCGCCGGCCTTCGTCAGCGTGCGCTCGGTGTCGGGGCCCTTCCAACGCGATCGCGATC
The sequence above is drawn from the Nocardioidaceae bacterium SCSIO 66511 genome and encodes:
- a CDS encoding LuxR C-terminal-related transcriptional regulator translates to MIRLLDGARPGELLLVAAPAGWGKTTAVSQWAASGDRPVAWVDCNAALGEPDALWEVIRTSLTDALGTDLPSVPQPSLPVDRPILHHVLSPLLSTRSDVVLVLDDLHVLDDPAVLDDLKALVAHPPASLLLVLVTRADPLLALYRARAAGILTEVRADDLAFTAEETRLLVEQRGIALPGVREISEIRDRMEGWATGLGLALSSLANAEGSAASSDVGPRAGPLLTGYLVEQVLDRLDPADRRMLMQLSVVDRFDVTLAERLTGAPVSLARLDGLAQVGGFLTSDPLESLPFRIHGLLRTVLRDELRIADGSLVRAVNVGAAEWYRSVDLIGPAIDCALEARDWDLAADLLVDLASLGMANGPLSAAARYLERFRTGRTTIDPRPVLVDVALSLDRGDLDGSAARLAMTAEAIESLPTASRVRADLLRRLLAAGIEYLRGDGQRLLTALGPDEDFAVVGDRHAPWSSADAARRACARSLQAYGELHLGRLAAADRTANEAMGAAGSDFALVEVHTRQVNAAIAVARGDLRRALELSGEAKRLSSRRAGALIDTPLANAVAAWSLLERGDFAGASAEIDAARTVGGQARLVDQVGGYLMEVIETRLDAANGQDPTSVVNDVRNITERRPSTQYPYLFKTMRLATTVHALLAMGAHTDALEVIESGPIAAGDDNAALARATVVARTAVFDPAAVTDEEMGRLRETVSSLERELHADTYSGWAVRLLLAAAVIESREDHHDRASVLLHRALAETEQQGWRLPYLELGGAVGSLLSRERLRISAYSSLIGDLLHDLDQPMEEPRADLVIALSKREIEILRVLPAGCDQDELARQLFISKNTLKTHLRAIYRKLGVESRRQAVLRGERLHLL
- a CDS encoding DUF1269 domain-containing protein encodes the protein MATLTVWKFPGPEDAQRAVSTLENLQSEGLIKVHDAAVVEWEEGKKKPKTRQLNNLVGAGALGGSFWGLLFGLLFFVPLLGVAVGAAAGALAGSLADAGIDDGFINQVKASVTPGTSALFVMTSDAVQDKVHSAFTGSHAELIHTNLSNEDEQRLREAFAEG